The Elusimicrobiota bacterium genome includes a region encoding these proteins:
- a CDS encoding PepSY domain-containing protein translates to MRRGQHLRHAIRTFAGAALLATAGLVPRQAYAVRGSAVARADAKRFGLDQFSRPRRRDPSVRSRSAFDSFNQAHGGRWKIRFDGRTGMPSALVEGASGPHPGRPQEAAAAFLAEQRGMLGVDPAALAVERVVSGGGQHHVLYRQTYRGLPVEFARVKVHLDARGAVTGVHSRFEPDLAVDIVPTLTAAQAAAAVRRDAGVAPSSRAALVVFPDENSGQARLAWKFTARDKSALWRYYIDAHSGAVLFRYNDLRFFTLGCLSTGTVSGQVYDVDPLRGALQVRPFRHQYVYVVDASTSAETYYDDPATGGYGDGHYCSTKQGAMFTQLQGPYVNVSNFRGPSVHYDNGGGLWYTGSTPVSSPHPYPGSVTLISTVTVTDSDPTHPSNHKVVKVLPIFDKFEVGTVGGAINEASAVIDDDELAVLDPAGNPVGTFFGNRGAFRGAAVAGDSYYLRLKSNDQPGGQYGYDVSLSSYMVLPNPGVSGVSDLVWSTGTALEGMRSEISLFYHLNLMHDFFNSGIPAGTPYGAGYIQQYAVNKDGAADINSHPVDAIALLGPNVSDPFYNPDYDNLNFGDTSIGGQTPSDSLTDDATVPRHEYTHYVVEKIWSIQNFGQAGAISEGLADYFAATSLDDSSIGAYYNYPEAPLRELDCRNPAKSWANGKCSKLCSGTACNPLPVNGYLDQAWNGEIHADSIFFSQALWDIRADQIARLNPSVGQACADGLVFQALQFFPESFEEFLDALKRVDSQGLVPACGGPVQNSSIIPRFNAHGLLLGGGVNELHTGFESALDVSTYTVVTGTISPPGHTDFYTFGAGPGQISIIMKLPVHSVPSDGYYMGYGLTLYDLRHKPVVTVPSEFAFCDQSDCTSAAPTVVLNYRNESAGQFFLQVAGGFESGVSSLLPYTLTFDYPRSGALEGSVVNASMDHDIIKFSVVVTTWPQKQDYSFAYAQLRDQARNVIPDTISSNTFTFLNVVPGSMVNALGMITGQVQLTTETTKAFTQCSSTVTFSCRFPSVGTIYLEVFGYNVTGSTVSLGLSNAINLTSDGGAQLTAYNNIFNPLRGEKATVKYEVQTAGRVTIKLYTLNGTLVGTLFDGDVPAGKGSVDWFGNNGAGNRVASGVYLVHMSGPGGSKTQKIVVVK, encoded by the coding sequence ATGCGGCGCGGTCAGCACCTAAGGCACGCCATCCGGACCTTTGCGGGCGCCGCCCTGTTGGCGACGGCCGGCCTGGTCCCGCGCCAAGCCTACGCCGTCCGGGGCTCCGCCGTCGCCCGCGCGGACGCCAAGCGCTTCGGACTCGACCAGTTCTCCCGGCCCCGGCGGCGGGACCCTTCCGTCCGGTCCCGCAGCGCCTTCGACTCCTTCAACCAAGCCCACGGCGGCCGCTGGAAGATCCGGTTCGACGGACGCACCGGCATGCCCTCCGCCCTGGTGGAAGGCGCCTCGGGGCCCCATCCGGGACGGCCTCAAGAGGCGGCGGCCGCGTTCCTGGCGGAACAGCGCGGGATGCTCGGCGTCGACCCGGCGGCCTTGGCCGTGGAGCGGGTCGTCTCGGGCGGCGGGCAGCACCATGTCCTCTACCGCCAGACCTATCGGGGCCTGCCCGTGGAGTTCGCCCGGGTCAAGGTCCATCTCGACGCGCGCGGCGCGGTGACCGGCGTGCACTCGCGCTTCGAGCCGGACTTGGCCGTGGACATCGTCCCGACCTTGACGGCCGCGCAAGCCGCGGCCGCGGTGCGCCGGGACGCGGGGGTGGCCCCTTCCAGCCGCGCCGCTTTGGTGGTCTTCCCGGACGAGAACTCGGGCCAGGCGCGTCTGGCCTGGAAGTTCACCGCGCGCGACAAGTCCGCGCTCTGGCGCTACTACATCGACGCGCATAGCGGCGCGGTGCTTTTTCGCTACAACGACCTGCGCTTCTTTACCCTGGGATGCCTGAGCACGGGGACTGTCTCCGGCCAGGTCTACGACGTGGACCCTCTCCGCGGCGCTCTGCAGGTCCGGCCTTTCCGCCACCAGTACGTCTACGTGGTCGACGCCAGCACCTCGGCCGAGACCTATTACGACGACCCGGCCACCGGCGGTTACGGCGACGGCCACTACTGCAGCACCAAGCAGGGCGCGATGTTCACCCAGCTGCAGGGGCCCTACGTCAACGTCTCTAATTTCCGGGGTCCCAGCGTCCACTATGACAACGGCGGTGGCCTCTGGTACACCGGGAGCACCCCGGTCTCGTCGCCGCACCCCTATCCCGGCAGCGTCACCCTGATATCCACAGTCACCGTCACGGACTCCGACCCCACGCACCCCAGCAACCATAAGGTGGTCAAGGTGCTTCCCATCTTCGACAAATTCGAGGTCGGGACCGTGGGCGGGGCCATCAACGAGGCGAGCGCGGTCATCGACGACGACGAGCTGGCGGTGCTGGACCCCGCCGGCAATCCCGTGGGAACCTTCTTCGGCAACCGCGGCGCCTTCAGGGGCGCGGCCGTGGCCGGCGACTCCTACTACCTGCGGCTCAAGTCGAACGATCAGCCGGGGGGGCAGTACGGCTACGACGTGAGCCTTTCCAGCTACATGGTCCTGCCCAACCCGGGCGTCTCCGGCGTGAGCGACCTCGTATGGAGCACGGGCACGGCCTTGGAAGGCATGCGCAGCGAGATCAGCCTGTTCTACCACCTCAACCTGATGCACGATTTCTTCAACTCCGGCATCCCGGCGGGGACCCCCTACGGCGCCGGCTACATTCAGCAATACGCGGTGAACAAGGATGGGGCCGCTGACATCAACAGCCATCCGGTCGACGCCATCGCGCTCCTGGGGCCCAACGTCAGCGACCCATTCTACAATCCGGACTATGACAACCTCAACTTTGGGGATACCTCCATCGGGGGCCAGACTCCGTCCGACTCGCTCACGGACGACGCCACTGTCCCGCGCCACGAATACACCCACTATGTAGTGGAGAAAATCTGGTCGATCCAGAACTTCGGACAGGCCGGCGCCATCTCCGAAGGGCTGGCGGACTACTTCGCGGCGACCTCCCTCGACGACTCCTCCATTGGCGCCTACTACAACTATCCCGAGGCGCCCCTGCGCGAACTGGACTGCCGCAACCCGGCAAAATCGTGGGCCAACGGAAAGTGCTCGAAGTTGTGTTCGGGCACCGCCTGCAATCCTCTCCCGGTCAACGGTTACTTGGACCAGGCTTGGAACGGAGAGATCCATGCGGACAGCATCTTCTTCAGCCAGGCACTTTGGGACATCCGCGCCGACCAGATCGCGCGCTTGAACCCGTCGGTCGGCCAGGCCTGCGCGGACGGGCTGGTCTTCCAGGCCTTGCAGTTCTTCCCGGAGAGCTTCGAAGAATTCCTGGATGCCCTGAAGAGGGTGGACAGCCAGGGCCTCGTCCCGGCCTGCGGCGGTCCGGTCCAGAACAGTTCGATCATCCCGCGCTTCAACGCGCACGGCCTGTTGCTCGGGGGCGGAGTCAACGAGCTCCATACGGGCTTCGAGAGCGCCTTGGACGTGAGCACCTACACCGTGGTGACCGGCACGATCTCCCCGCCCGGGCACACGGACTTCTACACCTTTGGGGCCGGGCCAGGACAGATCTCGATCATCATGAAGCTGCCGGTCCATAGCGTGCCTTCCGACGGCTACTACATGGGCTACGGCCTGACCCTCTACGACCTCCGGCACAAGCCCGTGGTCACGGTGCCTTCAGAGTTCGCCTTCTGCGACCAGAGTGACTGCACTTCGGCGGCGCCGACCGTGGTCTTGAACTACAGGAACGAGTCGGCCGGACAGTTCTTCTTGCAGGTGGCCGGCGGCTTCGAGAGCGGCGTCAGTTCCCTGCTTCCCTACACTCTGACCTTCGACTATCCTCGCTCCGGAGCTCTGGAGGGGAGCGTGGTCAATGCATCGATGGACCATGACATCATCAAATTCTCCGTTGTTGTGACCACTTGGCCACAGAAACAGGACTACTCCTTCGCTTACGCCCAACTGCGCGATCAAGCCAGGAATGTGATTCCCGATACGATCAGCAGCAACACCTTCACCTTCTTGAACGTTGTGCCCGGCTCGATGGTCAATGCGTTGGGCATGATCACAGGCCAGGTGCAACTCACGACCGAAACCACTAAGGCGTTCACGCAGTGCTCATCCACGGTGACGTTCTCGTGCCGTTTCCCATCCGTGGGGACGATATATCTGGAAGTCTTCGGCTACAATGTGACGGGCAGCACGGTCTCTCTAGGCTTGTCGAACGCCATCAATCTGACGTCCGATGGGGGCGCACAACTCACGGCCTACAACAACATCTTCAACCCGCTTCGGGGGGAGAAGGCCACTGTCAAATACGAGGTCCAGACCGCGGGACGCGTGACCATCAAGCTATACACTCTCAACGGCACGCTGGTGGGCACGCTCTTCGACGGGGACGTCCCGGCAGGCAAGGGCTCCGTGGACTGGTTCGGCAACAACGGCGCGGGCAACCGGGTGGCCAGCGGCGTCTATCTCGTGCACATGTCCGGCCCCGGCGGCAGCAAGACCCAGAAGATCGTCGTGGTCAAGTAG
- a CDS encoding SpoIIE family protein phosphatase: protein MRDKSIAFKLIVLVCATSTVVFAVVFGFFYRFTSRLMLQDTERYARQLTMSTVHQVRSILGPIQKVPEGLADYLDDAPVGQETMQRLLKQAAQTNPDIYGFWIAFAPHAFDQKHLYFCPAYHRMNGKLRYAVLGSPTYQYFYEDFFQIPKELGRPAWSEPYFDVGGGDILMTSYSVPFYRRVAGERRFVGVVGVDISLDWLTKLVSSIKVLRTGDAFLISQNGTFVTHHRKQLIMNETIFSLAEGRGDPVLREIGRRMIGGEMGFRPYRRVGTDEPAHMFFAPIGIAGWSLGVVFPDRELLSDLRRLSWITVLVGTGALLILVLFVASECRSVTQPLTAMARATEAMAGGNLDVDLPQALSRDEVGQLTDSFRRMRDSLKDYIRKLTETTAAKQRIESELSIARDIQMSTLPKIFPPLPDFPEIEMHAVLDPAREVGGDLYDFYLMEGGQFCFTIGDVSGKGVPASLFLAITKTLLKSVAGATLSPAAILARVNDNLSEGNDQMMFVTTFFAVLDIKTGMLRYSNGGHNPPLLLRRGEEMSFLEGGHGTAVGVRPGAAYEEATLTLRPGDGLFLYTDGVTEGMAPDGSFFGEERMLEYLKQARELPPKDMVLGLLKDVDRFSQGDHADDITLLALRYLGPGCGRPTKIGE from the coding sequence ATGCGCGATAAGTCGATCGCCTTTAAGCTCATCGTGCTCGTCTGCGCCACGAGCACCGTCGTCTTTGCGGTGGTCTTCGGCTTCTTCTACCGGTTCACGAGCCGGCTGATGCTGCAGGACACGGAGCGATACGCCCGGCAGCTGACCATGAGCACGGTCCATCAGGTGCGCTCCATCCTGGGGCCGATCCAGAAGGTCCCGGAGGGCCTGGCCGATTATCTGGACGACGCCCCTGTCGGTCAGGAGACGATGCAGCGCCTGCTCAAGCAGGCGGCCCAGACCAACCCCGACATCTATGGGTTCTGGATCGCCTTCGCGCCGCATGCCTTCGACCAAAAGCACCTCTACTTTTGCCCCGCCTACCACCGGATGAACGGGAAGCTCAGGTACGCGGTGCTGGGCAGCCCCACCTACCAATACTTCTACGAGGACTTCTTCCAGATCCCCAAGGAGCTGGGGCGCCCGGCCTGGAGCGAGCCCTATTTCGACGTGGGCGGCGGCGACATCCTGATGACGAGCTACTCCGTGCCCTTCTACCGCCGGGTCGCAGGGGAGCGCCGCTTCGTCGGCGTCGTGGGGGTGGACATCTCCTTGGACTGGCTGACGAAGCTGGTCTCCTCCATCAAGGTGCTCCGGACGGGCGACGCCTTCCTGATATCCCAGAACGGCACCTTCGTCACCCACCACCGCAAGCAGCTCATCATGAACGAGACCATCTTCAGCCTGGCCGAGGGCCGCGGCGACCCGGTCCTGCGGGAGATCGGCAGGAGGATGATCGGCGGCGAGATGGGCTTCAGGCCCTACCGGCGCGTCGGCACCGACGAGCCCGCCCATATGTTCTTCGCGCCCATCGGCATCGCGGGCTGGTCGCTGGGGGTGGTGTTCCCTGACCGGGAGTTGCTCTCCGACCTGCGGCGGCTGAGCTGGATCACCGTCCTGGTGGGCACAGGCGCGCTGCTCATCCTCGTGCTGTTCGTGGCCTCGGAGTGCCGCTCGGTGACGCAGCCGCTCACGGCCATGGCGCGGGCCACTGAGGCCATGGCCGGGGGCAACCTCGACGTGGACTTGCCCCAGGCGCTATCCCGGGACGAGGTGGGCCAGTTGACGGACTCCTTCCGCAGGATGCGCGACTCCCTCAAGGACTACATCCGCAAGCTCACCGAGACCACCGCGGCCAAGCAGCGCATCGAGAGCGAGCTCTCCATCGCCCGCGACATCCAGATGAGCACGCTGCCCAAGATATTCCCCCCGCTGCCGGACTTCCCGGAGATCGAGATGCACGCGGTCCTGGACCCGGCGCGCGAGGTCGGCGGCGACCTCTATGACTTCTACTTGATGGAGGGCGGGCAGTTCTGCTTCACCATCGGCGACGTGTCCGGCAAGGGCGTGCCTGCCTCCTTGTTCCTGGCCATCACCAAGACCTTGCTCAAGAGCGTGGCCGGCGCCACGCTCTCGCCGGCGGCCATCCTGGCCCGGGTCAACGACAATCTCAGCGAGGGCAACGATCAGATGATGTTCGTGACGACCTTCTTCGCCGTCCTGGACATCAAGACCGGGATGCTGCGCTACTCCAACGGCGGGCACAACCCCCCTCTGCTCCTGCGCCGAGGCGAGGAGATGTCTTTCCTGGAGGGCGGCCACGGGACGGCCGTCGGGGTCCGCCCCGGGGCGGCTTACGAGGAGGCGACGCTGACTCTGAGGCCGGGCGACGGCCTGTTCCTCTACACCGACGGCGTGACCGAGGGCATGGCACCGGACGGCTCGTTCTTCGGCGAAGAGCGGATGCTCGAGTACCTGAAGCAGGCGCGTGAGCTCCCGCCCAAGGACATGGTGCTCGGCCTGCTCAAGGACGTGGACCGGTTCTCCCAGGGCGATCACGCCGACGACATCACGCTGCTGGCCCTGCGCTACCTGGGGCCGGGTTGCGGAAGGCCGACAAAAATAGGAGAATAA
- a CDS encoding ABC transporter substrate-binding protein: MTTIGLALALWSGCASAAPTPRPMVYAPLWSPQAQFAGYYMAEAKGFYRKRGLDVTILQGGPDMPADALLRERKADFGTLWLSEAIRLRAHGVRLVNLAQTSQYSALVLVAMKSSGIGKPADMKGKKVGLWESFQILPRAFFKKYGVSVREVRQSHSVNLFLRGGVDLASAMIYNEYHTMLNSGLEPRELSVFRFDEYGLNSPEDGIYALEATYRKDPARACAFAMASLEGWDYAFSHQDEALEVVLQRMRAAHIPADLIHQRWMLDQMRELFQDRSSRVLTGRLKPEDYARTAQVLVDGGLIQAAPAFDSFLAPCAERDAR; this comes from the coding sequence ATGACGACCATCGGCCTGGCGCTGGCGCTGTGGTCCGGCTGCGCTAGCGCCGCGCCAACGCCGCGCCCGATGGTCTATGCGCCCTTGTGGAGCCCGCAGGCTCAGTTCGCGGGCTACTACATGGCCGAGGCCAAGGGCTTCTACCGGAAGCGCGGATTGGACGTGACCATCCTCCAAGGGGGCCCGGACATGCCCGCCGACGCACTGCTGCGCGAGAGGAAGGCGGATTTCGGCACGCTCTGGCTTTCGGAGGCCATCCGCCTGCGGGCGCACGGGGTGCGGCTGGTCAATCTGGCGCAGACCAGCCAATACTCCGCGCTGGTCCTGGTCGCCATGAAGTCCTCGGGCATCGGCAAGCCGGCGGACATGAAGGGCAAGAAGGTCGGCCTCTGGGAGAGCTTCCAGATTCTGCCCCGGGCTTTCTTCAAGAAGTACGGGGTCAGCGTGCGGGAGGTCCGGCAGTCCCATTCCGTGAACCTGTTCCTGCGTGGAGGCGTGGACCTGGCTTCGGCCATGATCTACAATGAGTACCACACCATGCTCAATTCCGGCCTCGAGCCCCGGGAGCTGAGCGTCTTCCGGTTCGACGAGTACGGCCTGAATTCCCCCGAGGACGGAATCTACGCCCTGGAGGCGACCTACCGCAAGGACCCGGCGCGCGCCTGCGCCTTCGCCATGGCCAGCCTGGAAGGCTGGGACTACGCCTTCTCCCATCAGGATGAGGCCTTGGAGGTCGTCCTGCAGCGCATGCGCGCGGCGCACATCCCGGCCGACCTGATCCACCAGCGCTGGATGCTCGATCAGATGCGCGAACTCTTCCAGGACCGCAGCAGCCGCGTCCTGACCGGCCGGCTCAAGCCGGAGGACTACGCCCGGACCGCCCAGGTGCTCGTGGACGGAGGCCTGATCCAGGCGGCGCCCGCATTCGATTCCTTCTTAGCGCCCTGCGCGGAGCGCGATGCGCGATAA
- a CDS encoding ATP-binding protein, translating to MRSIARLESPALLENLPKFIAVVSGAARAEGLDPQKIGCVELAVEEAVTNICKYAGPEGPAAIGLSCLADDGILAVEIADDGRPFDMTARADPDLTVPLEDRPIGGLGVFLIKKVTDRVSYERRPGRNVLRLEFRRTPGA from the coding sequence ATGCGCAGCATCGCGCGGCTTGAGTCGCCGGCCCTCCTCGAAAACCTCCCGAAATTCATCGCCGTGGTGTCCGGCGCCGCGCGCGCCGAGGGCCTGGATCCCCAGAAGATCGGCTGCGTCGAGCTGGCCGTGGAGGAGGCGGTCACCAATATCTGCAAATACGCCGGACCAGAGGGGCCGGCCGCCATCGGACTCTCCTGTCTCGCGGACGACGGCATCCTCGCCGTGGAGATCGCGGACGACGGCAGGCCTTTCGACATGACCGCCCGGGCCGATCCCGATCTTACGGTCCCCCTCGAGGATCGTCCCATCGGCGGTCTCGGCGTCTTCCTGATAAAGAAGGTCACGGATCGCGTCAGCTACGAACGCCGGCCCGGCCGCAACGTCCTGCGGCTCGAATTCCGGCGCACTCCCGGGGCATGA
- a CDS encoding STAS domain-containing protein: MFNIATVDGRLVCTFPERMDTLACEQHATRIDEEVSQAKTPVTFDLSGVGYVSSSFLRICLRAAQTVGQERFIMANVAPEVKKVFKIAGLEVCLTIQ; the protein is encoded by the coding sequence ATGTTCAACATCGCCACGGTCGACGGCCGTCTGGTCTGTACTTTCCCCGAACGGATGGATACTCTGGCCTGCGAGCAGCACGCCACCCGGATTGACGAGGAGGTCTCCCAGGCGAAAACTCCGGTGACCTTCGACCTGTCCGGGGTGGGCTACGTTTCCTCGTCGTTCTTGCGCATCTGCCTGCGCGCGGCCCAGACGGTCGGCCAGGAGCGCTTCATCATGGCCAATGTGGCTCCGGAGGTCAAGAAGGTCTTCAAGATCGCGGGGCTGGAGGTCTGTCTCACGATCCAATAG
- a CDS encoding ATP-dependent DNA helicase → MEDPDYEFRPQQARMAAAVLETLERGGGLVVEAGTGVGKSLAYLLPGALWAMSGGRRLQVSTHTRALQEQVLSRELPTVARVLRRLGHRLSYAMLMGADNYLCVRRLERLVQSPESFSDSTAIVLQELSAWARTAETGQRTRLPNLVPEGLWRRICRDPELCLGQGRRRPAQCGRCLYRCDRERAEKAQVLVINHSLLLSAARLPPSDALVVDEAHTLADVAAGHFGTAVTPGRFLRLAEETAALAGRSAAQGGDADGSWAEALRCAGLCAEEGPQFLRAVAFRHGFSERVAEPGGRLLEGSSEEASEPPSLAGLERGLAEVRRRCPDPEDESEAHALQARAAALRQDLRELLGVGSLDTARWVEWFPLGQPDRPQTGRAPRRFGFELRAVPLDVSQPLSDKLLGPAVPVVMTSATLSWGRGLGEFKAQVGMAGARELALDSPFDFRSQAALLILDDGPDPSDETAYAAAVARRCRDIIPSIPGGVFILFSSWKMLRRVHGLMKGRIKGRPLWVQGVSGNEALLNDFISAGDAVLLGVDTFWQGVDVPGAALSCVILAKLPFPNFASPLEEARRRWHESFGRSYFECWSLPRAVMKLRQGFGRLIRSGCDRGAVVILDSRILHKRYGETFLEALPPCRRLASLEELSIFFAGSRPARKGAKRRR, encoded by the coding sequence ATGGAAGATCCTGATTATGAGTTCCGGCCGCAGCAGGCCCGCATGGCCGCGGCGGTCCTGGAGACTCTCGAGCGGGGCGGCGGTCTCGTAGTCGAGGCGGGCACGGGCGTGGGCAAGTCCCTGGCCTACCTGCTTCCCGGAGCCCTGTGGGCGATGTCCGGGGGCAGGCGCCTCCAGGTCTCGACTCACACGCGCGCGCTGCAGGAGCAGGTCCTATCGCGCGAACTGCCCACCGTCGCGCGCGTCCTCAGGCGCCTGGGCCATCGCCTGAGCTACGCCATGCTCATGGGCGCCGACAACTATCTCTGCGTGCGCCGGCTCGAAAGGCTGGTCCAGTCCCCCGAATCCTTCTCGGACTCCACGGCAATCGTTCTGCAGGAGCTGTCCGCCTGGGCCAGGACGGCGGAGACGGGCCAGCGCACGCGCCTGCCCAACCTCGTGCCGGAGGGTCTCTGGCGCCGGATCTGCCGGGATCCGGAGCTTTGCCTGGGGCAGGGCCGCAGGCGCCCCGCACAATGCGGCCGTTGCCTCTACCGCTGCGACCGGGAGCGCGCCGAGAAGGCGCAGGTCCTGGTCATCAACCACTCCTTGCTGCTTTCGGCCGCACGGCTGCCCCCGAGCGATGCCCTGGTCGTGGACGAAGCGCACACCCTCGCGGATGTCGCGGCCGGTCATTTCGGCACGGCCGTGACCCCGGGCCGCTTCCTGCGCCTGGCCGAGGAGACTGCGGCCTTGGCCGGCCGCAGCGCGGCCCAAGGCGGAGATGCCGACGGGTCCTGGGCCGAGGCGCTGCGCTGCGCCGGGCTCTGCGCCGAGGAGGGGCCGCAGTTCCTCAGGGCGGTCGCCTTCCGGCACGGCTTCTCGGAACGCGTAGCGGAGCCCGGGGGCAGGCTGCTGGAGGGCTCCTCGGAAGAGGCATCTGAGCCCCCCTCTTTGGCCGGCCTGGAACGAGGTCTGGCCGAGGTCCGGCGGAGATGCCCGGACCCTGAAGACGAGTCCGAGGCCCATGCCCTGCAGGCCCGGGCGGCGGCCTTGCGCCAGGACCTCCGCGAGCTTCTCGGGGTCGGATCGCTCGACACCGCGCGCTGGGTGGAGTGGTTCCCCTTGGGCCAGCCGGACCGGCCGCAGACCGGCCGCGCCCCCCGCCGCTTCGGCTTCGAACTCCGCGCCGTGCCGCTCGACGTGTCGCAGCCGCTCTCCGATAAGCTCCTGGGGCCGGCAGTCCCGGTGGTGATGACTTCCGCCACGCTCTCCTGGGGCCGGGGCTTGGGAGAGTTCAAGGCGCAGGTCGGCATGGCGGGCGCGCGGGAACTGGCGCTGGATTCCCCTTTCGATTTCCGCAGCCAGGCTGCTCTGCTCATACTCGATGACGGCCCCGACCCGTCCGACGAGACGGCCTACGCGGCGGCGGTGGCGCGGCGCTGCCGCGATATCATCCCCAGCATCCCCGGAGGGGTCTTCATCCTGTTCTCGAGTTGGAAGATGCTGCGCCGGGTCCATGGTCTCATGAAAGGCCGGATCAAGGGCCGGCCCTTGTGGGTCCAGGGCGTCTCCGGCAACGAGGCGCTCTTGAACGACTTCATCTCAGCCGGCGACGCCGTGCTGCTGGGAGTGGACACCTTCTGGCAGGGCGTGGACGTCCCCGGAGCGGCCCTCTCCTGCGTGATCCTGGCCAAGCTCCCTTTCCCCAATTTCGCCTCGCCCTTGGAAGAGGCGCGCAGGCGCTGGCACGAGTCCTTCGGCCGCTCCTATTTCGAGTGCTGGAGCCTCCCCCGCGCGGTCATGAAGCTGCGCCAGGGATTCGGCCGCTTGATCCGCAGCGGCTGCGACCGCGGCGCGGTGGTCATCCTGGATTCGCGCATCCTGCACAAGCGCTACGGAGAGACCTTCCTGGAGGCCCTGCCTCCTTGCCGGCGTCTGGCCAGTCTGGAGGAGCTCTCGATCTTCTTCGCCGGGTCCAGGCCCGCGAGGAAAGGCGCCAAGCGCCGCCGTTGA